A single region of the Ursus arctos isolate Adak ecotype North America unplaced genomic scaffold, UrsArc2.0 scaffold_10, whole genome shotgun sequence genome encodes:
- the MLNR gene encoding motilin receptor — protein MGSPWNSSDGAEGALLPCDERLCSPFPLGALVPVTAVCLGLFAVGVSGNVVTVLLIGRYRDMRTTTNLYLGSMAVSDLLILLGLPFDLYRLWRSRPWVFGQLLCRLSLYVGEGCTYATLLHMTALSIERYLAICRPLRARVLVTRRRVRALIAALWAVALLSAGPFFFLVGVEQDPGVAAVPDLNGSAPRTPSPRTWPPPSPLGASRAPPLSPPSGPEAAEAAAAAALFSRECRPNPSQLGALRVMLWVTTAYFFLPFLCLSVLYGLIGRELWRSRGPLRGPAASGREKGHRQTVRVLLVVVLAFIVCWLPFHVGRIIYINTEDSRMMNFSQYFNIVALQLFYLSASINPILYNLISKKYRAAARKLLLARQSRQSRQRSFCRSRDTEGDTGGDTAGYTETSANVQTLSTSMAKQVASSQDAGTSGKTGLWGNRD, from the exons ATGGGCAGCCCCTGGAACAGCAGCGACGGCGCGGAGGGCGCGCTGCTGCCCTGCGACGAGCGCCTCTGCTCGCCCTTCCCCCTGGGGGCGCTGGTGCCGGTGACCGCCGTGTGCCTGGGTCTGTTCGCCGTCGGGGTGAGCGGCAACGTGGTGACGGTGCTGCTGATCGGGCGCTACCGGGACATGCGGACCACCACCAACCTGTACCTGGGCAGCATGGCCGTATCCGACCTGCTCATCCTGCTCGGGCTCCCCTTCGACCTGTACCGCCTCTGGCGCTCGCGGCCCTGGGTGTTCGGGCAGCTGCTCTGCCGCCTCTCGCTTTACGTGGGCGAGGGCTGCACCTACGCCACGCTGCTGCACATGACGGCGCTCAGCATCGAGCGCTACCTCGCCATCTGCCGCCCGCTCCGCGCCCGCGTCCTCGTCACCCGGCGCCGCGTCCGCGCACTCATCGCTGCGCTCTGGGCGGTGGCGCTGCTCTCCGCAGGGCCCTTCTTCTTTCTGGTGGGCGTCGAGCAGGACCCCGGCGTCGCCGCGGTCCCGGACCTTAACGGCAGCGCGCCGCGCACCCCCTCGCCCCGCACCTGGCCGCCACCGTCGCCCCTCGGGGCGTCGCGGGCGCCACCGCTGTCGCCGCCGTCGGGGCCCGAGGCCGCCGAGGCCGCGGCTGCCGCGGCGCTGTTCAGTCGTGAGTGCCGGCCGAACCCATCTCAGCTGGGCGCGCTGCGCGTCATGCTGTGGGTCACCACCGCCTACTTCTTCCtgccctttctgtgcctcagcgTCCTCTACGGGCTCATCGGGCGGGAGCTGTGGAGGAGCCGGGGGCCGCTGCGAGGCCCGGCCGCCTCCGGGCGCGAGAAGGGCCACCGGCAGACTGTCCGCGTCCTGC TGGTGGTGGTTCTGGCATTTATAGTTTGCTGGTTGCCTTTCCACGTCGGCAGAATCATTTACATAAACACGGAAGATTCTCGGATGATGAACTTCTCCCAGTACTTTAACATTGTtgctttgcaacttttctatctGAGTGCGTCCATCAACCCCATCCTCTACAACCTCATTTCCAAGAAGTACAGAGCAGCGGCCCGGAAGCTCCTGCTGGCCAGACAGTCCAGACAGTCCAGACAGAGAAGTTTCTGCAGAAGCAGGGACACGGAGGGGGACACAGGAGGAGACACGGCTGGCTACACAGAGACAAGCGCCAACGTGCAGACGTTGTCGACCAGCATGGCCAAGCAAGTCGCTTCCTCCCAAGATGCCGGGACTTCGGGGAAAACAGGTCTGTGGGGAAATAGGGACTGA